A window from Pseudomonas sp. Tri1 encodes these proteins:
- a CDS encoding homoserine dehydrogenase, protein MTEYKLALVGFGGVNRALAQLIAERNESWKTELGFTLKIVGVTDLFLGSVMDRHGLDAASLAKLPAAKGAMSQLPGGTVDALNEAVIKDCGADIIAEATFTNPVDGEPATSFCRWALERGKHVVTTNKGPIALHGAELKALARRNNVAFEYEGSVMSGTPVIRLAKQSLAGSSITGFEGILNGTSNFVLTCMEGGLGFAEAVSQAQALGYAEADPTADVEGHDVRLKVVILANELLDAKLTVNDVTCSGISALSLDDIEKARQNGARWKLIGAATRNADGSISASVEPRLLNNDHPLASISGATNAVSFTSELLGAVTVSGPGAGRTETAFALLSDIIHIHQSATRKQEHNL, encoded by the coding sequence ATGACTGAATACAAACTGGCACTGGTCGGCTTTGGCGGTGTAAACCGGGCATTGGCTCAGCTCATCGCCGAGCGTAACGAAAGCTGGAAAACCGAACTCGGCTTCACCCTGAAAATCGTCGGCGTGACCGATCTGTTCCTCGGTTCGGTGATGGACCGCCACGGCCTCGACGCCGCCTCACTGGCCAAACTACCAGCCGCCAAAGGCGCCATGTCACAACTGCCCGGCGGCACCGTCGACGCCCTCAACGAAGCGGTGATCAAAGACTGCGGCGCCGACATCATCGCCGAAGCCACTTTCACCAACCCGGTGGACGGCGAGCCCGCCACCTCGTTCTGCCGCTGGGCGCTGGAGCGCGGCAAACACGTGGTCACCACCAACAAAGGCCCCATCGCCCTGCACGGCGCCGAGCTCAAGGCCCTGGCCCGGCGCAACAACGTCGCCTTCGAATACGAAGGCTCAGTGATGAGCGGCACCCCGGTCATTCGCCTGGCCAAACAATCCCTGGCCGGCAGTTCGATCACAGGTTTCGAAGGCATCCTCAACGGCACCTCCAACTTCGTCCTCACTTGCATGGAAGGCGGCCTCGGGTTCGCCGAAGCCGTCAGCCAGGCCCAAGCCCTGGGCTACGCCGAAGCCGACCCAACGGCAGATGTCGAAGGCCACGACGTGCGCCTGAAAGTGGTGATCCTCGCCAACGAACTGCTCGACGCCAAACTCACGGTCAACGACGTCACCTGCAGCGGCATCTCCGCTCTCAGCCTCGACGACATCGAAAAAGCCCGGCAAAACGGCGCGCGCTGGAAGCTCATCGGCGCCGCCACCCGCAATGCCGACGGCTCCATCAGCGCCAGCGTCGAACCGCGCCTGCTGAACAACGACCACCCACTGGCCAGCATCAGCGGCGCCACCAACGCCGTGTCCTTCACCAGCGAACTGCTCGGCGCCGTCACCGTCTCCGGTCCGGGCGCAGGCCGCACCGAAACCGCCTTCGCCCTGCTGTCGGACATCATCCACATTCACCAATCGGCAACCCGCAAACAGGAGCACAACCTGTGA
- a CDS encoding Lrp/AsnC family transcriptional regulator: MKRILDPLDERIIAELRLNARAAHAELAAKVNLSRNAVRQRIERLERDGAIQGYTVRTGEGGQASSNINAVIFVYRYDRMRGAEVLQALRAMPEVQQCDVMSGEFDLMLRVGAANPERVHKVWKEISALPGVENTVTSFVLSSVV; this comes from the coding sequence ATGAAGCGAATTCTCGACCCGCTCGACGAACGCATCATCGCCGAACTCCGGCTCAACGCCCGGGCCGCCCATGCCGAGCTGGCGGCGAAGGTCAACCTCTCGCGCAACGCCGTGCGCCAACGTATCGAACGCCTCGAACGCGACGGCGCGATCCAGGGGTATACTGTGCGCACCGGCGAGGGCGGGCAGGCTTCCTCGAACATCAACGCCGTGATCTTCGTCTACCGCTACGACCGCATGCGCGGCGCGGAAGTGCTGCAAGCCCTGCGAGCCATGCCGGAAGTGCAGCAGTGCGATGTGATGAGTGGCGAGTTTGATTTGATGCTGCGGGTGGGTGCGGCGAATCCGGAGCGGGTGCACAAGGTGTGGAAAGAGATCTCCGCGCTGCCGGGGGTGGAGAACACCGTGACGTCGTTTGTGTTGTCGTCGGTGGTCTAG
- the thrC gene encoding threonine synthase yields MRYVSTRNAAVQVDFEKVVLSGIAEDGGLFVPLELPQFEPQDIANWSTLAYDELAYRVMRPFVGEAIPEADFKRVLKEAGSQFSHRSLAPLHQVDRNEWVLELFHGPTRSSKDFAAQLQARLVQYFLRKRQRRAVVIGATNGDTGLAAIEAFKHCDETDVVVIYPEAGVPQEQRQHLQAAAHPRVHQFAVNGSFDECQTLVTRLFRQWPCTGREAISFNSSNWVSVMAQLVFYFHAVLQLGGGQRPIGFSVPAASFAEVYAGYIAQKMGLPITQMIVATNRNDALHQLFLKNHYSRLRANKTLSPAMDLSIFSNLERFLWELYGHDDQAVSALMTTFETTGEMTIANEFWLQARMIIDSYAVTDEQTLEEITSLYRDTGYVIDPHTATGVLAARLYRRSLVAPMVTLGEISPAKSAVLLGELGIDIAPQPRPMSEHGPARIQRIQPDDLGALQQLLAAL; encoded by the coding sequence ATGCGCTATGTGAGTACCCGGAATGCGGCGGTACAGGTCGATTTCGAAAAGGTCGTGTTGTCGGGCATCGCTGAAGACGGCGGGCTGTTCGTCCCGCTTGAGCTGCCGCAGTTCGAACCCCAGGACATCGCCAACTGGTCGACCCTGGCCTATGACGAACTGGCCTATCGAGTGATGCGTCCGTTCGTGGGTGAGGCGATTCCCGAGGCTGACTTCAAGCGCGTGCTCAAGGAGGCTGGCAGCCAGTTCAGCCATCGCTCCCTGGCACCTTTGCATCAGGTGGATCGCAACGAATGGGTCCTGGAGTTGTTCCATGGCCCGACCCGTTCCTCGAAAGATTTTGCCGCGCAGTTGCAGGCACGGCTGGTGCAATACTTCCTGCGCAAACGCCAGCGCCGCGCCGTGGTGATCGGCGCCACCAACGGCGACACCGGGTTGGCCGCCATCGAAGCCTTCAAGCACTGCGATGAAACCGACGTGGTGGTGATTTACCCGGAGGCTGGTGTGCCGCAAGAACAACGCCAGCACCTGCAAGCGGCGGCCCATCCGCGGGTTCATCAGTTCGCCGTCAATGGCAGCTTCGACGAGTGCCAGACCCTCGTCACCCGCTTGTTCCGGCAGTGGCCGTGCACCGGCCGCGAGGCGATCAGTTTCAACTCCAGCAACTGGGTCAGCGTCATGGCGCAGTTGGTGTTTTACTTCCACGCCGTGCTGCAACTGGGCGGCGGTCAGCGCCCGATTGGTTTCAGCGTGCCAGCGGCGAGTTTTGCCGAGGTCTACGCCGGCTACATCGCGCAGAAAATGGGCCTGCCGATCACGCAGATGATCGTCGCGACCAACCGGAATGACGCGCTGCATCAGCTGTTCCTGAAGAACCATTACTCCCGCTTGCGCGCGAACAAGACTTTGTCGCCGGCCATGGACCTGTCGATCTTTTCCAACCTGGAGCGGTTTCTCTGGGAGCTCTACGGCCACGACGACCAGGCGGTGAGCGCGCTGATGACAACCTTCGAAACCACTGGCGAGATGACCATCGCCAACGAGTTCTGGCTACAGGCGCGGATGATCATCGACTCCTATGCGGTTACGGATGAACAGACGCTGGAGGAAATCACCTCGCTGTATCGCGACACCGGCTACGTCATCGATCCGCACACCGCCACGGGCGTGCTCGCGGCGCGCTTGTACCGCCGCAGCCTGGTGGCGCCGATGGTGACCTTGGGCGAGATTTCACCGGCCAAATCGGCGGTGCTGCTCGGCGAGTTGGGGATCGACATTGCGCCGCAACCGCGTCCCATGTCCGAGCATGGCCCGGCGCGGATCCAGCGCATCCAGCCCGACGATCTCGGTGCCCTCCAACAACTGCTCGCTGCTCTCTAA
- a CDS encoding LysR substrate-binding domain-containing protein: MKQKPLPPLNWLRAFEVSARCLNFTHAAEELCLTQGAVSQQIRQLESHLGVALFKRLPRGLGLTEEGQAYLPVVQDAITRLAVGTNEIFGQHKRRPIKVRGSLAFFVHWLAPKLVSFRQAHPQVDIRYISNIWVKELDGEDDMEIRWGHGQWPGLVSQRLTWDTLFPVCSPALMARSPLQVPADVAKHPLLHVLGYEEGWGYWLNMVGADGVDSSTGMQFDTLVCTLRMAELGQGIALARSSMVAELLEDGRLVEPFTQRIEASESFYLVRSSGADQHPDAVMFSTWLVEQAHRYK, encoded by the coding sequence ATGAAGCAAAAGCCGTTACCCCCATTGAACTGGCTGCGGGCATTCGAGGTGTCTGCCCGTTGCCTGAACTTCACCCACGCGGCCGAAGAGTTGTGCTTGACCCAAGGCGCGGTCAGCCAGCAGATCCGCCAACTGGAAAGCCATCTGGGGGTGGCGCTGTTCAAGCGCTTGCCCCGTGGCCTGGGCTTGACCGAAGAAGGCCAGGCCTACCTGCCGGTGGTGCAGGATGCGATCACCCGGCTGGCAGTCGGCACCAACGAGATTTTCGGCCAGCACAAACGCCGACCGATCAAGGTGCGCGGCAGCCTGGCGTTTTTCGTGCACTGGCTGGCGCCCAAGTTGGTGAGTTTTCGCCAGGCCCATCCCCAGGTCGATATCCGCTACATCAGCAACATCTGGGTCAAGGAACTGGATGGTGAAGACGACATGGAAATCCGCTGGGGCCACGGTCAATGGCCAGGCCTGGTGTCGCAACGCCTGACCTGGGACACCTTGTTTCCGGTGTGCTCGCCAGCGCTGATGGCGCGTTCGCCACTGCAGGTGCCGGCGGACGTGGCCAAACATCCGCTGCTGCACGTGTTGGGTTACGAAGAAGGTTGGGGTTATTGGCTGAACATGGTCGGCGCGGACGGCGTTGATTCTTCGACGGGCATGCAGTTCGACACGCTGGTTTGCACCTTGCGCATGGCCGAACTGGGGCAGGGCATTGCCCTGGCTCGCTCGTCGATGGTGGCCGAGCTGCTTGAAGACGGGCGGCTGGTCGAGCCCTTCACCCAGCGCATCGAGGCCAGCGAATCGTTCTACCTGGTACGCAGTTCCGGGGCCGACCAGCACCCCGACGCGGTGATGTTTTCCACCTGGCTGGTCGAGCAGGCACATCGTTATAAATAA
- a CDS encoding amino acid permease translates to MSIKEQHLDTRAGFKQEMQTRHIVMLALGGVIGTGLFLTSGYTVNQAGPMGAVIAYIIGALMVYMVMMCLGELAVQMPETGSFSTYATRFLGPGTGYTVAWLYWLTWTVAIGSEFTAAGILMTRWFPDTPVWIWSALFAGLVFLTNVISVRLFAETEFWLSLVKVVTVVVFLLIGGGAILGLLNIDQAHSIGLSNFTREGLFPTGFMPIAMTLLAVSFAFSGTELIGIAAGETKDPQRNVPRAIRTTVLRLAIFFVGTIFVLATLLPRDQAGLVESPFVTVFTYIGIPYSADIMNFVIISALLSAANSGLYAASRMLWTLSDQGHLPKQFSALTRMGTPLNAIIVSMAGGAASLLSSVFAADTIYLALVSISGLAVVVVWMSIAASQIAFRRHYVANGGDVRHLKFRVRGYPWVPLGALVCCSLACVGIAFDPEQRVALYFGLPFIAWCYFVYFITRKSREQRLSVAPLAQPSDAF, encoded by the coding sequence ATGTCCATAAAAGAACAACACCTCGACACGCGTGCCGGTTTTAAACAGGAAATGCAGACGCGCCATATTGTCATGCTGGCATTAGGCGGCGTCATTGGTACCGGGCTGTTTCTCACGTCCGGGTACACGGTTAACCAGGCCGGGCCCATGGGCGCGGTGATCGCCTACATCATCGGCGCGCTCATGGTCTACATGGTGATGATGTGCTTGGGTGAACTGGCGGTGCAGATGCCGGAAACCGGTTCGTTCAGCACCTACGCCACGCGCTTTCTCGGCCCGGGCACCGGTTACACGGTGGCCTGGCTGTACTGGTTGACCTGGACCGTGGCAATCGGTTCTGAATTCACCGCCGCCGGTATCTTGATGACGCGTTGGTTTCCGGACACGCCCGTGTGGATCTGGAGTGCGTTGTTCGCCGGTTTGGTGTTCCTCACCAACGTGATCTCGGTGCGGTTGTTCGCCGAGACCGAGTTCTGGTTGTCGCTGGTCAAAGTGGTCACCGTGGTGGTGTTCCTGCTGATTGGCGGTGGCGCGATTCTCGGCCTGTTGAACATCGACCAGGCTCACAGCATCGGGTTGAGCAACTTCACTCGCGAAGGGCTGTTTCCCACCGGTTTCATGCCGATTGCGATGACGCTGCTGGCGGTCTCCTTTGCCTTCTCCGGCACGGAACTGATCGGCATCGCCGCCGGTGAAACCAAGGATCCGCAACGCAATGTGCCGCGCGCCATTCGCACCACCGTGCTGCGCCTGGCGATCTTCTTTGTCGGGACCATTTTTGTCCTGGCGACCTTGTTGCCCCGCGATCAGGCCGGTCTGGTTGAAAGCCCCTTCGTCACCGTCTTCACCTACATCGGCATTCCGTACTCAGCCGACATCATGAACTTCGTGATCATCAGCGCCTTGCTCTCGGCGGCCAACTCCGGTTTGTACGCCGCTTCGCGGATGCTCTGGACCCTCAGTGACCAAGGGCACCTGCCCAAGCAGTTCTCGGCCCTGACCCGCATGGGCACGCCGCTCAACGCGATCATCGTGAGCATGGCCGGCGGCGCCGCTTCGTTGCTCAGCAGCGTGTTTGCCGCCGATACCATTTACCTGGCGCTGGTGTCGATCTCCGGCCTGGCCGTGGTGGTGGTGTGGATGAGCATTGCCGCCAGCCAGATTGCCTTCCGCCGCCACTATGTCGCCAATGGCGGCGATGTGCGCCATCTCAAGTTCCGCGTCCGTGGTTATCCGTGGGTGCCGCTGGGGGCGCTGGTATGCTGCAGCCTGGCGTGTGTCGGGATCGCGTTCGACCCGGAACAGCGGGTGGCCCTGTACTTCGGCTTGCCCTTCATCGCCTGGTGCTATTTCGTGTATTTCATTACCCGCAAAAGCCGCGAGCAACGCTTGTCGGTTGCCCCCTTGGCACAGCCGTCCGATGCGTTCTAG
- a CDS encoding cystathionine gamma-synthase family protein, producing MNNKPDSAGLENAGAATRAVWGGEQVRHPYNATQTPIVVSAAYGYDDIDVWYDVALGKAPGFIYSRMSNPTVETLEAKICELEMAESAVAFSSGMAAISSVLYTFLAHGDRVVSTKDSYGGTNKIFEEFLPRMGVDVTLCETFDHEEIEREIAKGCQLVYLETPTNPTLKILDIPRLVAAAKRVGAVVVADNTFATPLNQNPLALGVDVVIHSATKFLSGHGDVLGGLVCGSAALMAKVRHYREINGASLDPFSAYMIIRGMKTLVLRMRQQQSSARALAEFLCTEPLVESVNYPGLPSHPNHAVACAQMSGFGAIVSFVLVGGMDTVKVLLPRLRFAHCAGNLGAVETIYGPARTTSHVENTLEERLALGISEGLVRVSVGIEDTDDLLDDLKQAFAFVKKTLNPQRNEVYIETTN from the coding sequence ATGAACAATAAACCTGACAGCGCAGGGCTTGAAAATGCGGGTGCGGCAACCCGGGCGGTGTGGGGCGGGGAGCAAGTCAGGCATCCCTACAACGCCACGCAAACCCCGATCGTGGTCAGTGCCGCTTACGGTTACGACGACATCGACGTCTGGTACGACGTTGCGCTGGGCAAGGCGCCAGGCTTTATCTACAGCCGCATGAGCAACCCCACCGTCGAGACCCTCGAAGCCAAGATCTGCGAGTTGGAAATGGCCGAGTCCGCCGTGGCGTTCAGCAGCGGCATGGCGGCGATCAGCAGCGTGCTTTATACCTTCCTGGCCCATGGCGATCGTGTGGTGTCGACCAAGGACAGTTACGGCGGCACCAACAAGATTTTCGAAGAATTCCTGCCGCGCATGGGCGTGGACGTGACCTTGTGCGAGACGTTCGATCACGAAGAAATCGAGCGGGAAATCGCCAAGGGTTGCCAGTTGGTGTACCTGGAAACGCCGACCAACCCGACCCTGAAAATCCTCGACATCCCACGCTTGGTGGCAGCGGCCAAGCGCGTCGGCGCCGTGGTGGTGGCGGACAATACCTTCGCCACGCCGCTCAACCAGAACCCGCTGGCCTTGGGCGTGGACGTGGTGATCCACAGTGCGACCAAGTTCCTCAGCGGCCATGGCGATGTGCTCGGTGGCCTGGTCTGCGGCAGCGCCGCCTTGATGGCCAAGGTTCGGCACTATCGGGAAATCAACGGCGCGTCGCTCGACCCGTTCTCGGCCTACATGATCATCCGTGGCATGAAAACCCTGGTGCTGCGCATGCGTCAGCAGCAATCCAGTGCCCGGGCCCTGGCGGAGTTCCTCTGCACCGAGCCGTTGGTGGAGTCGGTGAATTATCCCGGCCTGCCCAGCCATCCGAACCACGCCGTGGCCTGCGCGCAGATGTCCGGCTTCGGCGCCATCGTCAGTTTTGTCCTGGTCGGTGGCATGGACACGGTCAAGGTGCTCCTGCCGCGCCTGCGATTCGCCCATTGCGCCGGCAATCTCGGCGCGGTGGAAACCATCTACGGCCCGGCCCGCACCACCAGCCATGTTGAAAACACCCTCGAGGAACGCCTGGCCCTGGGCATCTCCGAAGGGCTGGTGCGGGTCTCCGTGGGTATCGAAGACACCGACGATCTACTGGACGATCTGAAACAGGCATTCGCCTTCGTCAAAAAAACACTTAATCCGCAACGCAATGAAGTTTATATCGAGACAACTAACTGA
- a CDS encoding GNAT family N-acetyltransferase: protein MPQMDWLANHMDKCDQMAEWLHREFSYEFAQQSLASWQQEFAAGQRDGRWKCLIAMEQGQLLGGASLASHDLPDRPELGPWLACVLVAPSARRRGLAAQLIEGICSHAREVGIITLFLHTHSQRDYYARLGWEVLERFEAWGKEQWLMARCL from the coding sequence ATGCCACAAATGGATTGGCTCGCTAACCACATGGATAAATGCGACCAGATGGCCGAGTGGCTCCATCGCGAATTCAGTTATGAATTTGCCCAGCAATCGCTCGCCAGCTGGCAGCAGGAGTTCGCCGCGGGGCAGCGTGATGGGCGCTGGAAGTGCCTGATCGCCATGGAGCAGGGCCAATTGCTCGGTGGTGCTTCACTGGCCAGTCACGACCTGCCGGACCGGCCAGAGCTGGGGCCGTGGCTGGCTTGCGTGCTCGTCGCCCCCAGTGCCCGACGCAGAGGGCTTGCGGCGCAGTTGATCGAAGGCATCTGCAGCCATGCGCGGGAGGTTGGAATCATCACCCTGTTCTTGCACACCCACAGCCAGCGTGATTATTACGCCAGGCTTGGTTGGGAAGTGCTGGAGCGGTTTGAGGCTTGGGGGAAAGAGCAGTGGCTTATGGCGCGGTGTTTATAG
- a CDS encoding CDP-alcohol phosphatidyltransferase family protein produces the protein MPSIYQLKPAFQNLLRPLVQRLYNNGVTANQVTVLAGIVSVLVGAVIAWFASHPWIFVLVPIWMFLRMALNAVDGMLAREFGQQSHLGAYLNELCDIIADAALILPFALIPDASLLLVLLVTLLALFSEYAGVLGAMVGASRRYDGPMGKSDRAFVLGVLATGIALGWLGALWVDGVMAVVAALLVYTLVNRVRHGLSQVKENAPSA, from the coding sequence ATGCCTTCCATCTACCAACTCAAACCCGCCTTCCAGAACCTGCTGCGCCCCCTGGTTCAACGCCTTTACAACAACGGCGTCACCGCCAACCAAGTCACGGTGCTCGCAGGCATCGTTTCAGTCTTGGTCGGCGCGGTGATCGCGTGGTTCGCCAGTCATCCGTGGATCTTCGTCCTGGTGCCGATCTGGATGTTCCTGCGCATGGCGTTGAATGCGGTGGATGGCATGTTGGCGCGGGAGTTTGGCCAGCAATCGCATCTGGGCGCCTACCTCAATGAGCTATGCGATATCATCGCCGACGCTGCCTTGATCCTGCCTTTTGCCCTGATTCCCGATGCCAGTCTGTTGCTCGTGTTGCTGGTCACGCTGTTGGCGTTGTTCAGCGAATACGCAGGCGTGCTGGGGGCGATGGTCGGGGCTTCGCGGCGCTATGACGGGCCGATGGGCAAGAGTGATCGCGCCTTTGTGTTGGGCGTGTTGGCGACCGGTATTGCCCTGGGTTGGCTCGGGGCGCTGTGGGTTGATGGTGTGATGGCGGTGGTTGCCGCCCTGCTGGTTTATACCTTGGTCAATCGGGTCCGTCATGGCCTGAGCCAAGTGAAGGAAAACGCTCCCTCAGCATAA
- a CDS encoding bifunctional alpha/beta hydrolase/class I SAM-dependent methyltransferase → MREAQELTFTTHDGVELFYRHWPAVDVSTGEPRQAVLLFHRGHEHSGRIAHLVDELNLPGFDFFAWDARGHGQSPGARGDSPSFATSARDVQTFCDHIGATHQIDEANIAVVAQSVGAVIASTWVHDYAPRIRSLVLASPAFKVKLYVPFARPGLALMRKFRGNFFVNSYVKAKFLSHDPERVASYDSDPLITKAISVNVLLGLYEAADRVVADAQAIQVPTQLLISGSDFVVHRKPQEQFFDRLGSLHKEKHILPGFFHDTLGEKNRAPAIASARRFILQNFARPLERPSLLDADRLGVTCAEAETLATPLPHNSLRDLYWRMTRASMRFGSKLSAGVKLGFDTGFDSGSTLDYVYRNRPTGTSAVGKMIDQNYLNSIGWRGIRQRKVHVEELLRLAMGKLREQDREVRIVDIAAGHGRYILEALQGVSPLPESILLRDYSDINVRDGSALILEKGLGDIARFVKGDAFDRQDLAALQPKPTLAVVSGLYELFADNQMVGGSLAGLAEAVEPGGFLVYTGQPWHPQLELIARALTSHRAGQAWVMRRRTQAEMDQLVEAAGFRKITLRVDEWGIFSVSLAQRVQ, encoded by the coding sequence ATGCGCGAAGCCCAGGAACTGACGTTCACCACCCACGATGGCGTGGAGTTGTTCTACCGGCACTGGCCGGCTGTCGATGTGTCTACGGGTGAACCCCGCCAGGCCGTGTTGTTGTTTCACCGTGGTCATGAACATTCCGGGCGCATTGCGCACCTGGTGGATGAATTGAATCTGCCCGGGTTCGACTTTTTTGCCTGGGACGCACGGGGCCATGGCCAGTCGCCGGGCGCGCGCGGCGACAGCCCGAGTTTTGCCACCAGTGCGCGGGATGTGCAGACCTTCTGCGACCACATCGGCGCGACGCATCAGATCGACGAGGCGAACATCGCCGTGGTCGCGCAAAGCGTCGGGGCGGTGATCGCATCGACCTGGGTCCACGATTACGCGCCGCGCATCCGTTCGCTGGTGCTGGCGTCGCCGGCGTTCAAGGTCAAGCTCTACGTGCCGTTCGCGCGGCCGGGCCTGGCGCTGATGCGCAAGTTTCGCGGTAATTTTTTCGTCAACAGTTACGTCAAGGCGAAGTTCCTCAGCCATGACCCGGAGCGGGTGGCGTCCTACGACAGCGATCCGCTGATCACCAAGGCGATTTCGGTGAACGTGCTGCTGGGCCTGTACGAAGCCGCCGACCGCGTGGTGGCCGATGCCCAGGCGATCCAGGTGCCAACGCAGTTGTTGATCTCCGGTTCGGACTTTGTCGTGCATCGCAAACCCCAGGAGCAGTTCTTCGATCGCCTGGGCAGTTTGCACAAGGAGAAGCACATCCTGCCGGGGTTCTTCCACGACACCCTCGGCGAGAAGAACCGCGCGCCGGCCATTGCCAGTGCCCGGCGCTTCATCCTGCAAAACTTCGCCCGCCCACTGGAGCGCCCGTCCCTGCTGGACGCCGATCGCCTGGGCGTGACCTGCGCCGAAGCCGAAACCCTGGCGACGCCGCTGCCGCACAACTCGTTGCGCGACCTTTACTGGCGCATGACCCGCGCCAGCATGCGCTTTGGCAGCAAATTGTCCGCGGGTGTGAAGCTGGGCTTCGACACCGGGTTCGACTCCGGCAGCACCCTGGATTACGTCTACCGCAATCGCCCCACCGGCACTTCGGCCGTGGGCAAGATGATTGACCAGAACTACCTGAACTCCATCGGCTGGCGCGGTATTCGCCAGCGCAAAGTGCACGTCGAAGAACTGCTGCGCCTGGCCATGGGCAAGTTGCGCGAGCAGGACCGCGAGGTGCGCATCGTCGACATCGCCGCCGGGCATGGCCGCTACATTCTCGAAGCGCTGCAAGGCGTCAGCCCGTTGCCGGAGTCGATCCTGCTGCGCGACTACAGCGACATCAACGTGCGCGACGGCAGTGCGCTGATCCTGGAAAAAGGCTTGGGCGATATCGCCCGGTTCGTCAAAGGCGACGCGTTTGATCGCCAGGACCTGGCGGCGCTGCAGCCAAAACCGACCCTCGCCGTGGTGTCCGGTTTGTACGAGTTGTTTGCCGATAACCAGATGGTCGGCGGCTCCCTCGCCGGTTTGGCCGAAGCGGTGGAGCCCGGTGGTTTCCTGGTCTACACCGGCCAGCCGTGGCACCCGCAGCTGGAACTGATCGCCCGCGCCCTCACCAGCCACCGCGCCGGGCAAGCCTGGGTGATGCGTCGGCGCACCCAGGCGGAGATGGAT